One segment of Methanobrevibacter sp. DNA contains the following:
- a CDS encoding (deoxy)nucleoside triphosphate pyrophosphohydrolase: MKTLNVVAAIIKKDNKILATKRGYGEFINMWEFPGGKIENSETKEEALIREIKEELDCTIKPTKFALDLEYQYPTFYLKMSCYEAIIEKGTPKLLEHNDARWLTKDQLNDVNWIPADLKIIDYLKETMDD; encoded by the coding sequence ATGAAAACTTTAAATGTTGTTGCAGCTATTATCAAAAAGGACAATAAAATCCTTGCAACCAAAAGAGGCTATGGTGAATTCATTAACATGTGGGAATTTCCAGGCGGAAAAATAGAAAATTCAGAAACAAAAGAGGAAGCTTTAATAAGAGAAATCAAAGAGGAACTCGACTGCACAATAAAACCCACCAAGTTTGCCCTTGACCTCGAATACCAGTATCCTACTTTTTATCTTAAGATGTCATGCTATGAGGCAATAATTGAAAAGGGAACTCCAAAGCTTTTAGAACATAACGATGCAAGATGGCTCACTAAAGATCAACTAAACGATGTCAACTGGATTCCTGCCGATTTAAAAATCATAGATTACCTAAAAGAAACTATGGATGATTGA
- a CDS encoding DEAD/DEAH box helicase gives MNMDEILNGAKTAFINQHSSSSSDFRPKLLYNNNRSKVINSIRDELRNCDEFIISAAFITMGGITPLLEEFRNLEKRNIKGKILTTDYLTFTEPKALRKLNDFKNIEIKLYLQKNEGFHTKGYIFKKGDVFTGIVGSSNMTMNALTVNKEWNVEFTSMLEGEILLELRSEFNELWQNAASLEDALPEYEKIYDANKKFTNLRKLTQKIKDEHVTLTPNYMQEQFLENIRNLISHGESRAILVSATGTGKTYASAFAVDDFGPERFLFLVHREQIAKQSIEAYKNVFTDHEKFGLLTGNNKDYDSPYLFSTIQTMSKEDVYTKFSKDHFDYIVVDEVHKAGALSYLKVLDYFKPKFLLGMTASPERTDGFNIYDLFDNNIAHEIRLQEALEEDLLCPFHYFGISDVEFDTGEIDDNFTDFNLLASDERVDYLIEKSEFYSYSGERRKALVFCSRKREAELLSDKFNQRGYKSVFLSGDDAQEKRRDAIDRLTNDANPDKIEFIFTVDIFNEGVDIPEINQVLLVRPTESPIIFIQQLGRGLRKYKNKEYVVILDFIGNYKNNFMIPIALSGDRTYDKDRIRKYLMEGNKIIPGASSINFDEISQKRIYDSINNTSFNRKALFKEKYTQLKYKLGRIPSLYDFAINGEFNPELILAHKDYPTYHDFLSDIEDDYTSEIPDDEIDPLKFITKKLLKGIRPHELVILECLKINKYFTVPQIEKYLNDNFNLTNQTDSIKGAINYLSLDFYRKEKGDGYQANTIEKLVKNPENLFFKSSSDDRFEISDQFKKSLSNPIFYEHLNDALQYAFHKYESVYKSDSRFKLYEKYSREDALRLLDWKYYMNGQNIGGYKIKYNTCPIFVTYHKSEDISQTINYEDHFITKDSFNWMSRNNRKTSSKELEPLINYTDLEIELFIQKNNDEGIEFYYIGRMTPLSYKQMYREIDGKTHPIVNFKFHIESEVSEEMYSYFVND, from the coding sequence ATGAACATGGATGAAATCCTGAATGGTGCGAAAACCGCTTTTATAAATCAGCATTCCAGCTCCAGCTCTGATTTTCGTCCAAAATTATTATACAACAATAATCGCTCCAAGGTCATAAATTCAATCAGGGATGAACTCAGAAACTGTGATGAGTTCATAATCTCTGCTGCTTTCATCACCATGGGCGGAATCACTCCTTTACTGGAAGAATTTCGCAATCTAGAAAAGAGAAATATTAAGGGTAAAATCCTCACCACTGACTATCTGACTTTTACAGAACCTAAGGCGTTAAGAAAACTTAATGATTTTAAAAATATTGAAATCAAACTCTATTTGCAAAAAAATGAGGGGTTTCACACAAAGGGTTATATATTCAAAAAAGGGGATGTTTTTACTGGAATTGTCGGAAGTTCCAACATGACCATGAATGCACTTACTGTCAACAAGGAATGGAATGTTGAGTTCACCTCGATGTTGGAAGGTGAGATTCTTTTGGAACTTCGCTCCGAATTCAATGAGTTATGGCAAAATGCGGCAAGTCTTGAAGATGCACTTCCCGAGTATGAAAAAATCTATGATGCCAACAAAAAGTTCACCAATTTAAGAAAGCTTACCCAAAAGATTAAAGATGAGCATGTCACTTTAACTCCAAACTATATGCAGGAGCAGTTTCTTGAAAATATCAGAAATCTAATAAGTCATGGAGAGTCCCGTGCCATCCTTGTATCGGCCACAGGTACCGGTAAGACCTATGCATCTGCTTTTGCAGTTGATGATTTTGGGCCTGAAAGATTTCTCTTTCTGGTTCACAGGGAACAGATTGCCAAACAGTCAATTGAAGCTTACAAAAACGTATTCACTGACCATGAAAAATTCGGTCTGTTAACTGGTAACAACAAGGATTATGACAGTCCATATTTGTTTTCAACCATCCAGACCATGTCTAAGGAGGATGTTTACACCAAGTTTTCAAAAGACCACTTTGATTATATTGTAGTGGATGAGGTGCACAAGGCGGGGGCTCTGTCATACCTGAAAGTATTGGATTACTTTAAACCAAAATTTCTGCTGGGCATGACCGCTTCACCTGAGCGTACAGATGGTTTTAACATTTATGATTTGTTTGACAACAACATTGCCCATGAAATCCGTTTGCAGGAAGCTTTGGAAGAGGATTTGTTATGTCCGTTCCATTATTTCGGTATCAGTGATGTTGAATTCGATACCGGTGAAATCGATGATAATTTTACTGATTTCAATCTCCTGGCATCTGATGAGCGTGTTGATTATCTTATTGAAAAATCGGAATTCTATTCATATTCAGGCGAGAGAAGAAAGGCATTGGTATTCTGTTCAAGAAAAAGGGAAGCGGAATTATTGTCAGACAAATTCAACCAGAGGGGATATAAGTCAGTGTTTCTCTCAGGTGATGACGCACAGGAAAAAAGACGTGATGCCATTGACAGGCTGACCAATGATGCAAATCCGGATAAAATTGAGTTTATTTTCACTGTTGACATTTTCAATGAGGGTGTTGACATTCCTGAAATCAATCAGGTTCTTTTGGTCAGGCCTACCGAGTCTCCAATCATTTTCATCCAGCAGCTTGGAAGGGGCCTTAGGAAATACAAAAACAAGGAGTATGTGGTTATTCTTGACTTTATCGGAAACTACAAAAACAATTTCATGATTCCGATTGCCCTTTCAGGTGACAGGACTTATGACAAGGATCGTATTAGGAAATATCTGATGGAGGGAAACAAGATTATTCCCGGTGCCTCTTCAATCAACTTTGATGAGATTTCACAAAAGCGTATATATGATTCAATCAACAACACTTCATTCAACAGAAAGGCCTTGTTTAAAGAAAAGTACACTCAATTAAAATACAAGTTGGGAAGGATCCCTTCACTTTATGACTTCGCAATTAACGGAGAATTCAATCCTGAACTGATCCTTGCGCACAAGGATTATCCGACATACCATGATTTCCTGTCAGACATTGAGGATGACTACACTTCAGAGATTCCAGACGATGAAATCGACCCTCTTAAATTCATCACTAAAAAACTTCTAAAAGGAATCAGGCCACATGAGCTGGTTATTCTGGAATGCTTGAAAATCAACAAATACTTTACAGTCCCTCAAATTGAGAAATACCTTAATGACAATTTCAATCTCACTAACCAAACCGATTCAATTAAAGGTGCAATCAACTATCTGAGCCTGGACTTTTACCGCAAGGAAAAAGGCGACGGATATCAGGCAAACACAATTGAAAAACTGGTAAAAAATCCTGAAAATCTCTTTTTCAAATCATCATCAGATGACAGGTTTGAAATATCCGACCAGTTTAAAAAATCACTTTCAAATCCAATATTTTATGAACATCTAAACGATGCGCTGCAGTATGCATTCCACAAATACGAAAGCGTATACAAATCTGACTCCAGATTCAAGCTGTATGAAAAATACTCACGTGAGGATGCGCTGAGACTTCTTGACTGGAAATACTACATGAACGGTCAAAACATCGGAGGATACAAGATTAAATACAATACATGTCCAATATTTGTAACCTACCACAAGTCCGAAGACATCTCACAAACCATCAACTACGAAGACCACTTCATAACCAAGGACTCCTTCAACTGGATGAGTAGAAACAATCGTAAAACCTCTTCAAAGGAACTGGAACCTCTAATCAACTACACTGACTTGGAAATTGAACTGTTCATTCAGAAAAACAATGATGAGGGAATTGAATTTTACTACATCGGCAGGATGACTCCATTAAGCTATAAACAGATGTACAGGGAAATCGACGGCAAGACCCATCCTATAGTCAACTTCAAATTCCACATCGAAAGTGAAGTTTCCGAAGAGATGTATTCCTATTTTGTCAATGACTGA